The following DNA comes from Nocardioides sp. JQ2195.
ACGATGCGAGTGCCGCCCTGCAGTGGGTCGTGGAGCACGTCTCCGAGCACGGCGGTGACCCGCACCGGATCGCGCTGGCCGGTGACTCCGCCGGCGCCAACCTGGCTGCGTGGGCCGCCGTCCGGGCCGCGCAGGTCGGCACGCACGTCTCGTCACTGGCTCTGGTCTACCCGTTGGTGAACGCGACCATCGACACCCCGTCGCGCCGTGAGTTCGCCACCGACCACATCATCGAGCTCGACGACCTGGCCTGGTTCGGCGAGCAGTACGTCGCCTCCGCCGACGACGTTACCGACCCGAGGCTGGCGCTCGACACCGCCGACCTCTCCGGGTTGCCACCGACCCTGGTGCTGACCAACGAGTGCGACACCTTGCGGGACGAGGCCGAGCTGCTCGCCGACAGGATCCGGGAGGCCGGCGTGGAGGCGCGCACGATCCGCTACGACGGCCTGGCGCACGGGGTCTTCTGGATGTCGCTGGCCGTGGCCCGCGGCAACGACCAGCGCGAGGACGTCGCCGAGTTCCTCGTCGAGCAGCTCGCGAAGGCGCCCGCCCTTCTGTGATCCGACCGAGTGACCGAGCGAGTGCCCGGGTGGTGGCTCCGGCGACCACCCGGGCACTCGCCTCCCGTAATCTGGGGGCCGTGGCCAACGAACCTGACTTCCGCTATTCCGATCTGCTCCCGACCGCCGGCTCCAACGGCGCCGACGAGACGCCGTACCGGCTGATCACCACGGAGGGCGTCAGCACCTTCACCGCTGAGGCACCGGACGGGACCACGAAGACCTTCCTCCAGGTCGAGCCCGAGGCGATCCGCAAGCTGACCGCCGAGGCAATGCACGACATCAGCCACTACCTCCGGCCCGCCCACCTGGCCCAGCTGCGCAAGATCATCGACGACCCCGAGGCGTCGGGCAACGACCGGTTCGTCGCCCTCGACCTGCTCAAGAACGTCAACATCTCCGCCGGTGGTGTGCTGCCGATGTGCCAGGACACCGGCACCGCCATCGTGATGGGCAAGAAGTCCGAGGGCGTGCTCACCGGCGCCGACGACGGCGAGGCGATCAGCCAGGGCGTCTACGACGCCTACACCAAGCTGAACCTGCGCTACTCGCAGCTCGCACCGCTGACGACGTACGACGAGAAGAACACCGGCTCCAACCTGCCCGCCCAGATCGAGCTCTACTCGACCCCGCAGGTTCCGTCAGATCAGAGCGGCAAGCCGGAGTACAAGTTCCTCTTCATGGCCAAGGGCGGCGGCTCGGCGAACAAGTCGTTCCTGTTCCAGGAGACCAAGGCGATCCTGAACCCGAAGCGGATGCTGGAGTTCCTCGACGAGAAGATCCGCTCGCTCGGCACCGCCGCCTGCCCGCCCTACCACCTGGCCGTGGTGATCGGCGGCACCAGCGCGGAGTTCGCCCTGAAGACCGCGAAGTACGCCAGCGCCCACTACCTCGACGACCTGCCGACCGAGGGCACGATGAGCGCCCATGGCTTCCGCGACCTCGACCTCGAGGAGCAGGTCTTCGAGCTGACCCAGTCCTTCGGCATCGGCGCCCAGTTCGGCGGCAAGTACTTCTGCCACGACGTGCGCGTGGTGCGCCTCCCTCGCCACGGCGCGAGCTGCCCGGTCGCGATCGCGGTCTCCTGCTCGGCGGACCGCCAGGCGCTCGGCAAGATCACTCCCGAGGGCGTCTTCCTCGAGCAGCTCGAGACCGACCCGGCGCACTACATGCCCGACGCCGGTGTCGCCGAGGACATCTCCGGTGGCGAGGTCGTGCAGATCGACCTCAACCAGCCGATGCCCGAGATCCTCGCCGAGCTCCGCAAGCACCCGGTCAAGACCCGGCTCTCGCTGACCGGCCCCCTGATCGTGGCCCGCGACATCGCGCACGCCAAGATCAAGGAGCGCCTCGACGCCGGCGAGGAGATGCCCGACTACCTGAAGAACCACCCGGTCTACTACGCCGGCCCGGCCAAGACCCCCGAGGGCATGGCGTCCGGCTCCTTCGGCCCGACCACCGCCGGCCGGATGGACTCGTACGTCGAGCAGTTCCAGGCCGCGGGCGGCTCGATGGTGATGCTGGCCAAGGGCAACCGGAGCAAGGTCGTCACCGAGGCCTGCGACAGCCACGGCGGCTTCTACCTCGGCTCGATCGGTGGCCCGGCGGCTCGGCTGGCGCAGGACTGCATCCGGAGCCAGGAGGTCGTCGAGTATCCCGAGCTCGGGATGGAGGCGATCTGGAAGATCGAGGTCGAGGACTTCCCCGCCTTCATCGTCGTCGACGACAAGGGCAACGACTTCTTCACCGACCCCTCCGGCGCGGTCACCGTGCCGTTGAGCTCGATCGGTGTCCCCGGGGTCCGGGTGCGTTCGAAGGAGTAGCCCGACCGGGCGCCTCCCGCAACGTCATACGGTCCGGCCGTCACGACGACCGGACCGTATGACGCAATGCAGAGTCAGCCCTGCAGCTTGGCGGAGAGCTCGATCACCGAGTCGAGCACGCTCTTGAGCTCAGCCTCACGCCGCTCGAGGGGCGCGAAGCCGCTCTCGGCGAAGTCGGTGAACAGGCCGAGCGAGACCTGCGAACGAACGGCGACGAGGTTCGCGTTCGCGGCGATGGTGCGCCAGTGCTCGACGGCGCGGACGCCACCGTCGGCGCCGTACGCCACCAGGCCCAGCGCCTTGTTGCCCCACTCGGGGAAGATCGAGTCGAAGGCGTTCTTCAGGGCAGCCGGCACGGAGTGGTTGTACTCCGGCGAGACGAAGATGAAGCCGTCGAGCTCGTCGATCTTCTCGCTCCAACGGCGGACCTTCGGGTCGGCGTACTCGCGGTTCACCATGCCCGGGACCGTGGCGTCCGTGAGCAGCTCGAGGTTGAACTCGTCGAGCTCGACCACCTCGAACTCGGCCCCTCCGTGGGCCAGCGCCTCCTCGTAGACCCACTTGCCGACACTGCTGCCGAGACGACCGTTGCGGGTGCTGCCGATGATGATGCCGATCTTCACGTTGTTCTCCCTGAAGGGTTGGAGTCAGTACGCCGGGAAGAACCAGTTGAAGGTTGAACTTATTCCTGCTTTCGCGGGAACTGCCGACCTCTCCCACACGTTGACCAGGAGACCGGCAACGAGAGGACCTCCCATGCAGTGCCCCACCGACGGCGCCGTGCTCGTGATGAGCGAACGCAGCGGCATCGAGATCGACTACTGCCCGACCTGTCGCGGCGTGTGGCTCGACCGAGGCGAGCTGGACAAGATCATCGAGCGCTCGATGGCCCAGGCACCCCCGGCCGCGGCCCCGATGCCGGCCCCCACGGAGCGCCGTGAGTACGACGACCGCGACCGCGGCCCTGCCGGCTACCAGCACCCGTTCCGCGAGGACCGGGGCTACGGGAAGCAGCCCTACCGCAAGAAGAAGGAGAGCTGGCTCAGCGAGCTCTTCGACTGAGACGTCAGGATCCGCTCGCTCCCCCGACGTGGTGGGCTCCCGAGCGGATCCTGCGGGGAATCCCACGATGTCGACGGCTCGTCAGTCTCCGTTCGACCACCTGTTGGTCGGCTGCGGGAGAATCGTGGCGTGACCCTCCAGCGACTCCCCCTCGTGCGCAGCATCGGCGGACGCCCCGATCCCGCGGCCTTCCACGGATCCGCCCAGTTCCGCGACGGCTTCTTCCACAACCGGCAGCCCGCGCCCGTGGTCGAGCAGGCGGGGCGCGCCTCCATCGCCCGGGACTTCGCCCGCAAGGGAAGCACTGGCCGGCCGCGCGGGCCGATCCCGGTCCGCACGCCCGAGCTCCCCGCCACGGCCGCCGACTGCGCCGCCACCTGGCTCGGGCATGCCACCGTCCTGCTCGAGGTCGGCGGGCACTGGGTGCTGACCGACCCCGTGTGGAGCGAGCGGGTCTCACCGGCCACCCGAGTCGGGCCTCGTCGGCACCATCCCGTGCCGATGCCGCTGCGAGAACTGCCCGCGTTGAGCGCCGTGCTCATCTCCCACGACCACTACGACCACCTCGACGCCCGCACGATCGAGTGGTTGACCGCCAACCAGGAGACCCCGTTCGTCGTCCCCCTCGGCATCGGGGCCCACCTGCTCCGTTGGGGCGTGCCCCCGGATCGGATCGTCGAGCTGGACTGGGGCCAGACCCACACCATCGACGACCTCGCACTCACCTGCGCCGAGGCCCAACACTTCTCCGGGCGACTGTTCACCAACAACACCACCCTGTGGTCGTCGTGGATCGTGGCCACCGAGACGGCGAGCGCCTTCTTCGGAGGCGACACCGGCTACCACGATGCCTTCACCACGATCGGTGACGAGCACGGACCGTTCGACCTGACCGTGCTGCCGATCGGCGCCTACGACCGGCGTTGGCGCGACGTGCACATGGACCCCGAGGAGGCGTTGCTGGCCCACCGCGAGCTGCGCGGACGCGTGCTCCTGCCGATCCACTGGGCCACCTTCGACCTCGCCTTCCACAGCTGGGAAGCGCCGATCGAGTGGCTCACTCGCGCAGCCGGGGAGGTTGCGGTTGCCGCCCCGCGACCCGGGGAGCGATTCGGCGTCGACGGCGGCCTGCCCACCACCCCCTGGTGGCACGACGTCATACGACGCGGTGGTTCCGGCGACCGCCCCGTATGACGTCCGCCCCTGGCGCCGCTGCACCCCCGGCGCCGCAGCACCCCCGGCGCAGCAGCTTGGCGACCTCACACGGCTGTCGGAAGCCGACCCGACCAGCCGGCGGCTCGCAACGCCGCCTCGATCTGGGCAAAGAACTCGTCGGCCGCCACCCGCAGGCCCAACAGCGGAAGTCGCAGGACCGTGGCGTCGGTGAGCGTGAGGTCGTTGTGGCGCAGGGCGTCGGTGACGAGGTTGGCGGCCCACGTGTGATGGATGCCGTCGATCTCGGTGACGACGTTCCACTCCTCCCAGACCACGTCGAGGAAGTAGCTGCCGTTGGCTCCCTTGCGCACGACTTGCCGCGTGGGCTCGGGCA
Coding sequences within:
- a CDS encoding fumarate hydratase, encoding MANEPDFRYSDLLPTAGSNGADETPYRLITTEGVSTFTAEAPDGTTKTFLQVEPEAIRKLTAEAMHDISHYLRPAHLAQLRKIIDDPEASGNDRFVALDLLKNVNISAGGVLPMCQDTGTAIVMGKKSEGVLTGADDGEAISQGVYDAYTKLNLRYSQLAPLTTYDEKNTGSNLPAQIELYSTPQVPSDQSGKPEYKFLFMAKGGGSANKSFLFQETKAILNPKRMLEFLDEKIRSLGTAACPPYHLAVVIGGTSAEFALKTAKYASAHYLDDLPTEGTMSAHGFRDLDLEEQVFELTQSFGIGAQFGGKYFCHDVRVVRLPRHGASCPVAIAVSCSADRQALGKITPEGVFLEQLETDPAHYMPDAGVAEDISGGEVVQIDLNQPMPEILAELRKHPVKTRLSLTGPLIVARDIAHAKIKERLDAGEEMPDYLKNHPVYYAGPAKTPEGMASGSFGPTTAGRMDSYVEQFQAAGGSMVMLAKGNRSKVVTEACDSHGGFYLGSIGGPAARLAQDCIRSQEVVEYPELGMEAIWKIEVEDFPAFIVVDDKGNDFFTDPSGAVTVPLSSIGVPGVRVRSKE
- a CDS encoding NAD(P)H-dependent oxidoreductase — protein: MKIGIIIGSTRNGRLGSSVGKWVYEEALAHGGAEFEVVELDEFNLELLTDATVPGMVNREYADPKVRRWSEKIDELDGFIFVSPEYNHSVPAALKNAFDSIFPEWGNKALGLVAYGADGGVRAVEHWRTIAANANLVAVRSQVSLGLFTDFAESGFAPLERREAELKSVLDSVIELSAKLQG
- a CDS encoding zf-TFIIB domain-containing protein; this translates as MQCPTDGAVLVMSERSGIEIDYCPTCRGVWLDRGELDKIIERSMAQAPPAAAPMPAPTERREYDDRDRGPAGYQHPFREDRGYGKQPYRKKKESWLSELFD
- a CDS encoding MBL fold metallo-hydrolase; the encoded protein is MTLQRLPLVRSIGGRPDPAAFHGSAQFRDGFFHNRQPAPVVEQAGRASIARDFARKGSTGRPRGPIPVRTPELPATAADCAATWLGHATVLLEVGGHWVLTDPVWSERVSPATRVGPRRHHPVPMPLRELPALSAVLISHDHYDHLDARTIEWLTANQETPFVVPLGIGAHLLRWGVPPDRIVELDWGQTHTIDDLALTCAEAQHFSGRLFTNNTTLWSSWIVATETASAFFGGDTGYHDAFTTIGDEHGPFDLTVLPIGAYDRRWRDVHMDPEEALLAHRELRGRVLLPIHWATFDLAFHSWEAPIEWLTRAAGEVAVAAPRPGERFGVDGGLPTTPWWHDVIRRGGSGDRPV